Proteins encoded by one window of Sphaerodactylus townsendi isolate TG3544 linkage group LG02, MPM_Stown_v2.3, whole genome shotgun sequence:
- the AGBL2 gene encoding cytosolic carboxypeptidase 2 isoform X1 — translation MCPADPAFEGQPFKDPYERFMYQHLQYYGYFKGDEQGLQNSSLPLENWRKSSQYTLKPSDFQKMLSSELHEDKKLLSSFITEQALLKSKQLMLDHPEDPGILRLREPRNLFSLPTCRDSLLAPLWPVECEVIQDQIHHIEWVPAEPEPFYQPTGNEIAPEIMGEDCGTIVYYIAPATKGTLFTGSRVGRSQEPIKSAAVSLTGPEDTKLLFESRFESGNLQKAVRVGMYEYELTLQTDLYTSKHTQWFYFQVQNTRNDVAYRFTIVNLMKSKSLYSMGMKPLLYSQKDAECNGIGWRREGSDIKYYKYNTKDGQTLYCLTWTVCFPHNHDTCYFAHFYPYTYSDLQHYLLTSVNDPLRSQYCKLRPLCNSLAGNTVYLLTITNPSKSAAAAAAKKAVVLSARVHPGETNSSWVMRGFLDFILSDSLDAQLLRDLFIFKVVPMLNPDGVIVGNYRCSLAGRDLNRNYRTVLKESFPCIWHTRAMIKRVLEEREILLYCDFHGHSRKNNVFMYGCNNKYASEQLLYERVFPLMLSKNVPDKFSFHSCKFKVQKNKEGTGRIVMWRMGIRNSYTMESTFSGSTLGNKSNSHFTYEDLKSLGYHVCDTLLDFCDPDRSKFQQCLTELQELLQQQIQSKLSELRCAQNTEGTWSDISLSDVESSTSGSNSSQSDDPPAHLFSVTNKEDYNEKKKKKKKKHLRTRKERNDLRQKYALSHTLKHQEDVAANSISPSPGKTLRLSRRSRRDRSSEKKNKQVNQAICLCQEKNIEDSVSSMQGENPVTIQEEHQAPSLDKQTIPVAQCGLKNQNPEPLIVTMIPPPPAQRPSHINSPIKQQPSLFYGQLKGEFPENQNKDTSFSSSFLPASGVRRHRSMLWNPDVSSVTLMLRRGLSLKSQITEDKKLLWNLTQSRSQVLPKQEFKWKPLKIDQLLLRVEKEHHHGKVRGARKESGWKHSSLEEGVAGPKSKAVLFP, via the exons ATGTGTCCTGCAGACCCAGCCTTTGAAGGACAG CCTTTTAAAGATCCCTATGAAAGATTCATGTATCAGCATCTCCAGTACTATGGCTATTTCAAAG GTGATGAACAGGGTCTTCAGAACTCCTCTTTGCCTCTTGAGAACTGGCGGAAGAGCTCTCAATATACGTTGAAACCAAGCGATTTCCAAAAGATGCTTAGCTCAGAACTTCATGAAGACAAGAAGCTGCTCA gttCATTTATAACGGAACAGGCACTTCTTAAAAGCAAACAACTTATGCTTGATCATCCTGAAGACCCTGGCATTCTACGCTTACGAGAACCTCGGAaccttttttctcttcccacctGTAGAGATTCACTTTTGGCCCCACTCTGGCCAGTAGAATGTGAAGTAATCCAGGATCAGATCCACCACATTG aGTGGGTTCCTGCTGAACCTGAACCCTTCTATCAGCCAACAGGAAATGAAATAGCACCAGAAATAATGGGAGAGGACTGTGGAACTATTGTTTACTACATAGCTCCAG CCACCAAGGGTACCCTTTTCACCGGTTCCCGAGTTGGAAGGTCACAAGAGCCCATCAAATCAGCTGCAGTGAGCTTAACAGGTCCAGAAGATACTAAATTGTTGTTTGAATCACGTTTTGAGAGCGGGAACCTACAGAAAGCTGTCAGGGT AGGCATGTATGAATATGAGCTCACATTGCAAACGGATCTTTATACCAGCAAGCATACTCAGTGGTTCTACTTTCAAGTACAAAATACCAGGAATGATGTCGCTTATCGCTTCACTATTGTCAATCTGATGAAATCCAAGAGTCTCTACAGCATGGGAATGAAGCCTCTCCTGTACTCTCAGAAGGATGCTGAATGTAATGGAATTGGCTGGAGAAGAGAGGGTAGTGATATCAAATATTACAAATATAACACAAAAGATGGTCAGACATTGTATTGCCTCACCTGGACAGTGTGTTTTCCACACAACCATGACACATGCTATTTTGCTCATTTTTATCCCTACACCTATTCTGACTTGCAGCACTATCTCTTGACTTCAGTAAATGATCCTCTCCGTTCTCAGTATTGCAAACTTCGACCTTTGTGCAACAGTCTAGCTGGGAACACAGTATACCTCCTCACTATTACCAATCCATCCaagagtgctgctgctgctgcagcaaagaAAGCTGTTGTGTTAAGTGCCAGGGTCCATCCTGGGGAAACGAATAGTTCCTGGGTGATGAGAGGCTTCCTAGATTTCATCCTAAGTGATTCTCTTGATGCTCAGCTCCTTCGGGATCTCTTCATATTCAAAGTTGTGCCCATGCTAAACCCTGATGGGGTAATTGTTGGGAACTACCGTTGCTCATTGGCAGGAAGGGACTTGAACAGGAATTACAGGACAGTATTAAAGGAATCTTTTCCTTGTATTTGGCACACTCGGGCCATGATCAAGAG AGTCCTTGAGGAACGGGAAATTCTGCTGTATTGTGACTTCCATGGGCACAGCCGCAAGAATAATGTCTTCATGTATGGCTGCAACAACAAATATGCATCGGAGCAGCTGCTTTATGAACGGGTCTTTCCTCTTATGTTGAGCAAGAATGTTCCTGACAAG TTTTCTTTCCACAGTTGTAAGTTTAAGGTCCAAAAGAATAAAGAAGGAACAGGGCGGATTGTGATGTGGAGAATGGGAATTAGGAATAGTTATACCATGGAATCCACATTCAGTGGTTCAACACTGG GCAATAAGTCTAACTCCCATTTTACTTATGAGGATCTCAAATCTTTAGGCTATCACGTCTGTGACACCTTATTGGACTTTTGTGACCCTGATCGCTCCAAG TTTCAGCAATGTTTGACTGAATTACAAGAGCTATTGCAGCAGCAAATCCAGAGCAAACTCTCTGAGTTGAGATGTGCACAAAACACAGAAGGTACCTGGAGTGACATCTCCCTGTCGGATGTTGAATCCAG TACAAGTGGCTCCAACAGCTCCCAGTCAGATGATCCTCCTGCACATTTGTTCAGTGTGACAAACAAG GAGGACTacaatgagaagaagaaaaagaagaaaaagaaacatctgcgaacaaggaaggaaagaaatgatTTGCGACAAAAATATGCTCTGAGCCATACATTAAAACACCAGGAAGATGTCGCG GCAAACTCTATTTCTCCAAGTCCTGGAAAGACTTTGAGGCTTTCCAGGAGATCAAGGAGAGACAGAAGTTCAGAAAAGAAGAACAAGCAGGTGAATCAAGCAATATGTTTGTGTCAG gagaagAATATAGAGGATTCAGTGTCTTCAATGCAAGGAGAGAACCCAGTTACCATTCAAGAGGAACATCAAG CGCCTTCCTTGGATAAGCAGACTATTCCTGTCGCTCAGTGTGGCCTCAAGAACCAGAATCCTGAGCCCCTCATTGTAACCATGATTCCTCCACCACCAGCACAGCGACCAAGCCACATAAATTCACCCATCAAACAGCAGCCATCCCTCTTCTATGGGCAACTTAAAGGAGAATTCCCTGAGAATCAAAATAAAG ACACCTCTTTTTCATCATCCTTTCTACCTGCTTCTGGAGTGAGACGGCACAG ATCCATGTTGTGGAATCCTGATGTATCTTCAGTGACTTTAATGCTGCGCAGAGGTCTTTCTTTGAAATCTCAAATCACTGAGGACAAGAAATTGCTGTGGAATCTGACTCAAAGCAGGTCACAAGTACTTCCCAAACAAGAATTCAAATGGAAACCCCTGAAAATTGACCAACTGCTTCTGAGGGTAGAGAAGGAACACCATCATGGCAAAGTCAGGGGAGCACGAAAGGAGAGTGGTTGGAAACATTCTTCACTAGAGGAGGGAGTTGCTGGTCCCAAGTCAAAGGCTGTTTTGTTCCCATGA
- the AGBL2 gene encoding cytosolic carboxypeptidase 2 isoform X6, with the protein MCPADPAFEGQPFKDPYERFMYQHLQYYGYFKGDEQGLQNSSLPLENWRKSSQYTLKPSDFQKMLSSELHEDKKLLSSFITEQALLKSKQLMLDHPEDPGILRLREPRNLFSLPTCRDSLLAPLWPVECEVIQDQIHHIEWVPAEPEPFYQPTGNEIAPEIMGEDCGTIVYYIAPATKGTLFTGSRVGRSQEPIKSAAVSLTGPEDTKLLFESRFESGNLQKAVRVGMYEYELTLQTDLYTSKHTQWFYFQVQNTRNDVAYRFTIVNLMKSKSLYSMGMKPLLYSQKDAECNGIGWRREGSDIKYYKYNTKDGQTLYCLTWTVCFPHNHDTCYFAHFYPYTYSDLQHYLLTSVNDPLRSQYCKLRPLCNSLAGNTVYLLTITNPSKSAAAAAAKKAVVLSARVHPGETNSSWVMRGFLDFILSDSLDAQLLRDLFIFKVVPMLNPDGVIVGNYRCSLAGRDLNRNYRTVLKESFPCIWHTRAMIKRVLEEREILLYCDFHGHSRKNNVFMYGCNNKYASEQLLYERVFPLMLSKNVPDKFSFHSCKFKVQKNKEGTGRIVMWRMGIRNSYTMESTFSGSTLGNKSNSHFTYEDLKSLGYHVCDTLLDFCDPDRSKFQQCLTELQELLQQQIQSKLSELRCAQNTEGTWSDISLSDVESSTSGSNSSQSDDPPAHLFSVTNKEDYNEKKKKKKKKHLRTRKERNDLRQKYALSHTLKHQEDVAANSISPSPGKTLRLSRRSRRDRSSEKKNKQVNQAICLCQEKNIEDSVSSMQGENPVTIQEEHQAPSLDKQTIPVAQCGLKNQNPEPLIVTMIPPPPAQRPSHINSPIKQQPSLFYGQLKGEFPENQNKDTSFSSSFLPASGVRRHRLCSTYFPITFTRN; encoded by the exons ATGTGTCCTGCAGACCCAGCCTTTGAAGGACAG CCTTTTAAAGATCCCTATGAAAGATTCATGTATCAGCATCTCCAGTACTATGGCTATTTCAAAG GTGATGAACAGGGTCTTCAGAACTCCTCTTTGCCTCTTGAGAACTGGCGGAAGAGCTCTCAATATACGTTGAAACCAAGCGATTTCCAAAAGATGCTTAGCTCAGAACTTCATGAAGACAAGAAGCTGCTCA gttCATTTATAACGGAACAGGCACTTCTTAAAAGCAAACAACTTATGCTTGATCATCCTGAAGACCCTGGCATTCTACGCTTACGAGAACCTCGGAaccttttttctcttcccacctGTAGAGATTCACTTTTGGCCCCACTCTGGCCAGTAGAATGTGAAGTAATCCAGGATCAGATCCACCACATTG aGTGGGTTCCTGCTGAACCTGAACCCTTCTATCAGCCAACAGGAAATGAAATAGCACCAGAAATAATGGGAGAGGACTGTGGAACTATTGTTTACTACATAGCTCCAG CCACCAAGGGTACCCTTTTCACCGGTTCCCGAGTTGGAAGGTCACAAGAGCCCATCAAATCAGCTGCAGTGAGCTTAACAGGTCCAGAAGATACTAAATTGTTGTTTGAATCACGTTTTGAGAGCGGGAACCTACAGAAAGCTGTCAGGGT AGGCATGTATGAATATGAGCTCACATTGCAAACGGATCTTTATACCAGCAAGCATACTCAGTGGTTCTACTTTCAAGTACAAAATACCAGGAATGATGTCGCTTATCGCTTCACTATTGTCAATCTGATGAAATCCAAGAGTCTCTACAGCATGGGAATGAAGCCTCTCCTGTACTCTCAGAAGGATGCTGAATGTAATGGAATTGGCTGGAGAAGAGAGGGTAGTGATATCAAATATTACAAATATAACACAAAAGATGGTCAGACATTGTATTGCCTCACCTGGACAGTGTGTTTTCCACACAACCATGACACATGCTATTTTGCTCATTTTTATCCCTACACCTATTCTGACTTGCAGCACTATCTCTTGACTTCAGTAAATGATCCTCTCCGTTCTCAGTATTGCAAACTTCGACCTTTGTGCAACAGTCTAGCTGGGAACACAGTATACCTCCTCACTATTACCAATCCATCCaagagtgctgctgctgctgcagcaaagaAAGCTGTTGTGTTAAGTGCCAGGGTCCATCCTGGGGAAACGAATAGTTCCTGGGTGATGAGAGGCTTCCTAGATTTCATCCTAAGTGATTCTCTTGATGCTCAGCTCCTTCGGGATCTCTTCATATTCAAAGTTGTGCCCATGCTAAACCCTGATGGGGTAATTGTTGGGAACTACCGTTGCTCATTGGCAGGAAGGGACTTGAACAGGAATTACAGGACAGTATTAAAGGAATCTTTTCCTTGTATTTGGCACACTCGGGCCATGATCAAGAG AGTCCTTGAGGAACGGGAAATTCTGCTGTATTGTGACTTCCATGGGCACAGCCGCAAGAATAATGTCTTCATGTATGGCTGCAACAACAAATATGCATCGGAGCAGCTGCTTTATGAACGGGTCTTTCCTCTTATGTTGAGCAAGAATGTTCCTGACAAG TTTTCTTTCCACAGTTGTAAGTTTAAGGTCCAAAAGAATAAAGAAGGAACAGGGCGGATTGTGATGTGGAGAATGGGAATTAGGAATAGTTATACCATGGAATCCACATTCAGTGGTTCAACACTGG GCAATAAGTCTAACTCCCATTTTACTTATGAGGATCTCAAATCTTTAGGCTATCACGTCTGTGACACCTTATTGGACTTTTGTGACCCTGATCGCTCCAAG TTTCAGCAATGTTTGACTGAATTACAAGAGCTATTGCAGCAGCAAATCCAGAGCAAACTCTCTGAGTTGAGATGTGCACAAAACACAGAAGGTACCTGGAGTGACATCTCCCTGTCGGATGTTGAATCCAG TACAAGTGGCTCCAACAGCTCCCAGTCAGATGATCCTCCTGCACATTTGTTCAGTGTGACAAACAAG GAGGACTacaatgagaagaagaaaaagaagaaaaagaaacatctgcgaacaaggaaggaaagaaatgatTTGCGACAAAAATATGCTCTGAGCCATACATTAAAACACCAGGAAGATGTCGCG GCAAACTCTATTTCTCCAAGTCCTGGAAAGACTTTGAGGCTTTCCAGGAGATCAAGGAGAGACAGAAGTTCAGAAAAGAAGAACAAGCAGGTGAATCAAGCAATATGTTTGTGTCAG gagaagAATATAGAGGATTCAGTGTCTTCAATGCAAGGAGAGAACCCAGTTACCATTCAAGAGGAACATCAAG CGCCTTCCTTGGATAAGCAGACTATTCCTGTCGCTCAGTGTGGCCTCAAGAACCAGAATCCTGAGCCCCTCATTGTAACCATGATTCCTCCACCACCAGCACAGCGACCAAGCCACATAAATTCACCCATCAAACAGCAGCCATCCCTCTTCTATGGGCAACTTAAAGGAGAATTCCCTGAGAATCAAAATAAAG ACACCTCTTTTTCATCATCCTTTCTACCTGCTTCTGGAGTGAGACGGCACAG ATTGTGCAGCACATACTTTCCTATCACATTTACCAGAAATTAG